From the Opitutia bacterium genome, one window contains:
- a CDS encoding autotransporter domain-containing protein, with product MSSDKILVLARPAFLVAFLIPAIGLAQTSTWIAPASGSQAWADPTNWSDGVPNSLSAIAVFPTSPPSGGNFAIISGTDITLAALDLPRGEVQVGGVDRAGPAGALQAATLTISGAGVSPAGDHGRLSVPNGTLRFAAASVFQGDILATVYNTFFNARSAVIFADSSVDRGHILVGAGRGNGSLEFRDASILDGGEIAMNSFLGGSLVVFRDQSSVRDGLVRTVSSIDCATIRIQDAANTAGLAIVGTNSIAGMIRIDATEATGPVAIKSISGNVDIAMGNNPLRVGGDLSLASGSQLSLTSPATANVSVGGTASLDGALNLGALPVAAQVGSHRYPVVAASRIVSRFTTTNGLPSSTAMLKAALEYTATDVAVRLQQQSFAGLAAANSPASTALGVHLDETLATAQAGYFDLLAGLNRMTATDDVRTALAALTPDRYAELPDQAFVQSAARHAGIERQLDAPNSVFFSARHTRRERDANGEHPRSVASSDGGIAGAVWRGSTWTLATSVARDEETVQLDEVGSRSSNRSITPGLHGRWSAGPVHLDATIAFTQHEYSLRRRITYSGFDALAVAHPTAKQWDFSLTAARDFRSPRGQLTVEVGALESTWRAGDFSESAAGNAGMHFADWRNRSLRLLAGLNLAPAPSRSKWSPHLAIRWLHELDRDRSVPSHFASGDTDYYLAPGRPAEADELQADVGVYWQATRHVGISIAANLATSGQRSASTGLSGACRWQF from the coding sequence ATGTCATCCGATAAAATCCTCGTGCTCGCGCGCCCGGCGTTCCTCGTCGCCTTCCTGATCCCGGCCATCGGCCTGGCGCAGACTTCCACTTGGATTGCGCCCGCCTCCGGCTCACAAGCGTGGGCCGATCCCACCAACTGGAGTGACGGCGTGCCAAACTCCCTGAGCGCGATCGCCGTGTTTCCGACCTCGCCTCCGAGCGGAGGGAACTTCGCCATCATCAGCGGCACCGACATCACGCTCGCTGCGCTCGACTTGCCGCGAGGAGAAGTTCAGGTGGGTGGCGTTGATCGCGCGGGCCCGGCCGGCGCACTTCAAGCGGCCACACTCACCATCAGCGGCGCCGGCGTATCACCTGCAGGTGATCACGGTAGATTGTCTGTGCCGAACGGCACCCTGCGTTTCGCAGCCGCCTCGGTCTTCCAAGGCGACATCCTAGCCACAGTCTACAACACCTTCTTCAACGCGCGCTCCGCCGTGATCTTCGCCGACAGCTCCGTCGATCGCGGCCATATCCTCGTCGGTGCAGGAAGAGGTAACGGCAGCTTGGAATTCCGCGACGCGTCCATCCTTGATGGCGGCGAGATTGCCATGAACTCATTTCTCGGAGGTTCGCTGGTTGTTTTCCGGGACCAGTCGTCCGTGCGCGATGGACTCGTTCGCACCGTTTCATCGATCGATTGTGCCACCATTCGCATTCAAGACGCCGCCAACACCGCAGGGTTGGCAATTGTCGGCACGAATTCGATCGCCGGCATGATCCGCATCGATGCAACCGAAGCAACCGGTCCCGTCGCGATAAAATCGATCAGCGGCAACGTCGATATCGCAATGGGGAACAATCCGCTCCGCGTCGGCGGCGACCTCTCGCTGGCGTCCGGCAGCCAGCTGTCGCTGACCTCGCCCGCCACCGCCAATGTAAGTGTTGGCGGCACCGCCAGTCTCGACGGTGCACTGAACCTCGGAGCGCTGCCGGTCGCCGCGCAGGTCGGCAGCCACCGCTATCCCGTCGTCGCCGCGAGTAGAATTGTCAGCCGGTTCACCACCACCAACGGACTGCCCAGCTCCACCGCGATGCTCAAGGCTGCCTTGGAATACACGGCGACCGACGTGGCCGTCCGGTTGCAGCAGCAATCCTTCGCCGGCCTCGCCGCCGCCAACTCGCCCGCCTCCACCGCGCTCGGCGTCCATCTCGATGAGACCCTCGCGACGGCCCAAGCCGGCTACTTCGATCTGCTCGCCGGCCTCAACCGTATGACCGCCACTGACGACGTGCGCACCGCACTCGCCGCACTGACCCCAGATCGCTACGCGGAACTGCCCGATCAAGCGTTCGTCCAATCCGCCGCTCGCCACGCCGGGATCGAACGCCAGCTCGACGCCCCCAATAGCGTGTTCTTCTCCGCACGTCATACCCGCCGCGAGCGCGACGCGAACGGCGAACACCCGCGCTCTGTCGCATCGTCGGATGGCGGCATCGCCGGCGCCGTCTGGCGCGGGAGCACGTGGACGCTAGCCACCAGCGTGGCAAGAGACGAAGAGACCGTCCAACTCGACGAAGTCGGCAGCCGATCGTCGAATCGCAGCATCACTCCCGGGTTGCATGGGCGATGGAGCGCCGGTCCGGTCCACCTCGATGCGACAATCGCGTTCACTCAGCACGAATACTCGCTTCGCCGCCGCATCACCTACTCCGGTTTCGACGCGCTCGCGGTTGCCCATCCCACGGCCAAGCAGTGGGACTTTTCGCTCACGGCCGCGCGCGACTTCCGCAGTCCGCGTGGGCAGCTCACGGTTGAAGTGGGCGCACTGGAGTCCACCTGGCGCGCCGGTGACTTCAGCGAATCGGCCGCAGGCAACGCAGGCATGCATTTCGCCGACTGGCGCAATCGCTCGCTACGCCTTCTCGCGGGTCTCAACCTCGCGCCTGCGCCGAGCCGCTCGAAGTGGAGCCCGCATCTTGCGATCCGCTGGCTGCACGAACTCGATCGCGACCGGAGCGTCCCATCGCACTTTGCCTCGGGCGACACGGACTATTACCTCGCGCCCGGACGGCCAGCCGAGGCCGACGAGTTGCAAGCCGACGTCGGCGTTTACTGGCAAGCCACCCGCCACGTGGGGATCTCGATCGCTGCAAACCTCGCCACGAGCGGTCAGCGCTCCGCTTCCACCGGCCTTTCCGGTGCCTGTCGCTGGCAATTTTGA
- a CDS encoding NAD-dependent epimerase/dehydratase family protein: MRVLITGICGFVGSTVARVLVEAGGYEVWGFDNFIRPGSETNRAPLAQLGVKVITADLRFADQIDALPPADFVIDAAANPSVLAGVDGKTSSRELVDHNLTGTINVLEYCKRHRAGFILLSTSRVYSIAPLASLAVAVERDAFVPDVSRPLPPQLSAAGLNEEFSTGAPISLYGATKLASEAMALEYGETFGFPVFINRCGVLAGAGQFGRADQGIFAYWINAWRRKRPLKYLGFGGLGHQVRDCLHPRDLVPLLEKQFRAGKLGTADRLINLSGGAASAMSLKQLSDWCAGRFGPHTVAQDGTPRPFDIPWIVLDHAKATRLWNWQPRTAASAILDEIARHAEAHPDWLELSAPR, from the coding sequence ATGCGCGTCCTCATCACCGGCATTTGCGGTTTCGTCGGCAGCACGGTCGCACGCGTGCTCGTGGAGGCGGGCGGTTACGAGGTATGGGGATTCGACAATTTCATCCGCCCGGGCAGCGAAACGAATCGCGCGCCGCTGGCGCAACTCGGCGTGAAGGTCATCACGGCCGACCTGCGCTTCGCCGATCAAATCGATGCGTTGCCGCCCGCGGACTTCGTGATCGATGCGGCGGCGAACCCCAGCGTGCTCGCCGGCGTCGACGGCAAGACGAGTTCACGCGAGCTCGTCGACCACAACCTCACCGGCACGATCAACGTTCTCGAATACTGCAAGCGCCACCGCGCGGGCTTCATTCTCCTGAGCACCAGCCGCGTCTATTCGATCGCGCCGCTGGCCAGCCTCGCGGTCGCGGTCGAGCGTGACGCCTTCGTCCCCGACGTCAGCCGCCCGCTGCCGCCGCAGTTGAGCGCGGCGGGGTTGAACGAGGAATTCTCCACCGGCGCGCCGATCTCGCTCTACGGCGCCACCAAGCTCGCTTCCGAGGCGATGGCGCTCGAATACGGCGAAACATTTGGCTTTCCGGTCTTCATCAACCGCTGCGGCGTGCTCGCGGGCGCAGGCCAGTTCGGTCGCGCGGACCAAGGCATCTTTGCCTACTGGATCAACGCGTGGCGGCGGAAGCGTCCGTTGAAATACCTCGGCTTCGGTGGCCTCGGCCATCAGGTGCGCGATTGCCTGCATCCGCGGGACTTGGTGCCGCTGTTGGAAAAACAGTTCCGCGCCGGCAAACTCGGCACAGCGGATCGGCTCATCAACCTCTCCGGTGGCGCCGCATCCGCCATGTCGCTCAAGCAACTCAGCGATTGGTGCGCCGGGCGCTTCGGTCCGCACACGGTGGCGCAGGACGGCACACCGCGGCCGTTCGACATCCCGTGGATCGTCCTGGACCACGCGAAAGCCACCCGGCTCTGGAACTGGCAACCGCGGACGGCCGCGTCGGCAATCCTCGACGAAATCGCCCGCCATGCCGAAGCGCACCCCGATTGGTTGGAGCTGTCTGCGCCCCGCTAG